A genomic segment from Actinomadura hallensis encodes:
- a CDS encoding nuclear transport factor 2 family protein, with protein sequence MSEFASPRAVFQRLIDGVTARRPETLPRLYAEDAVVVHPFARPATRLEGRDAVREHFARLEALPLEMTARNIVVHHTADPEVIIAEFEYAGRNTETGREFVVPSVFVLRVRDGRIVESRDYHDHSLVAHAMGEQRG encoded by the coding sequence ATGTCCGAGTTCGCAAGCCCCCGGGCCGTCTTCCAGCGGCTCATCGACGGGGTGACCGCGCGGCGGCCCGAGACGCTGCCGCGGCTGTACGCCGAGGACGCGGTGGTCGTCCACCCGTTCGCCCGCCCGGCCACGCGCCTGGAGGGGCGCGACGCGGTCCGCGAGCACTTCGCCCGGCTGGAGGCGCTGCCGCTGGAGATGACGGCGCGCAACATCGTCGTCCACCACACCGCCGACCCCGAGGTGATCATCGCGGAGTTCGAGTACGCGGGGCGCAACACCGAGACCGGGCGCGAGTTCGTCGTGCCCAGCGTCTTCGTCCTGCGGGTGCGCGACGGGCGGATCGTGGAGTCGCGCGACTACCACGACCACTCCCTCGTCGCCCACGCGATGGGCGAACAGCGCGGTTGA
- a CDS encoding acyl-CoA dehydrogenase family protein, with translation MSTAPPDAEDLERRVGEFLAAHDPSSTEPLEFLRARFDAGLAWVHYPEGLGGLGAPRALQPAVDRMFAEAGAPSNHPERNGIGLGMAAPTILAFGTEEQKRRFLRPLWTGEEIWCQLFSEPGAGSDLAALATRAVRDGDAWTVNGQKVWTSMAHEARWAILVTRTDPDVPKHRGMTYFICDMTAPGVEVRPLRQITGEAEFNEVFLTDVRIPDEHRLGAVGEGWKVSTTTLMNERVAIGGSAAPREGGMIGVVAALWRDRPELRTPGLHEALLRLWTEAEAARLTGVRLRQQLTAGQPGPEGSGAKLAFADLNQRISGLELEMLGEEGLRYDDWTMRRPSEVDFTRRSPGYRYLRAKGNSIEGGTSEILRNIIAERVLGLPGEIRVDKDVAWKDLPK, from the coding sequence GTGAGCACAGCACCGCCCGATGCCGAGGATCTGGAGAGGCGGGTGGGCGAGTTCCTCGCCGCGCACGACCCGTCCTCCACCGAGCCCCTGGAGTTCCTGAGGGCGCGCTTCGACGCCGGCCTCGCCTGGGTCCACTACCCCGAGGGCCTCGGCGGCCTCGGCGCCCCCCGCGCCCTGCAGCCCGCCGTCGACCGGATGTTCGCCGAGGCGGGCGCGCCGAGCAACCATCCCGAGCGCAACGGCATCGGGCTCGGGATGGCGGCCCCGACGATCCTCGCGTTCGGCACCGAGGAGCAGAAGCGCCGCTTCCTGCGCCCCCTGTGGACCGGCGAGGAGATCTGGTGCCAGCTGTTCAGCGAGCCCGGCGCCGGCTCCGACCTCGCCGCGCTCGCCACCCGCGCCGTCCGCGACGGCGACGCCTGGACGGTCAACGGCCAGAAGGTCTGGACGTCCATGGCCCACGAGGCGCGCTGGGCGATCCTCGTGACCCGCACCGACCCGGACGTCCCCAAGCACCGCGGCATGACCTACTTCATCTGCGACATGACCGCGCCGGGCGTCGAGGTGCGGCCGCTGCGGCAGATCACCGGCGAGGCCGAGTTCAACGAGGTCTTCCTCACCGACGTGCGGATCCCCGACGAGCACCGGCTCGGCGCGGTCGGCGAGGGCTGGAAGGTCTCCACCACGACGCTGATGAACGAGCGGGTCGCGATCGGCGGCTCCGCCGCGCCCCGCGAGGGCGGCATGATCGGCGTGGTCGCCGCGCTGTGGCGCGACCGCCCCGAGCTGCGCACCCCCGGGCTGCACGAGGCGCTGCTGCGCCTCTGGACCGAGGCCGAGGCGGCGCGGCTCACCGGGGTGCGGCTGCGCCAGCAGCTCACCGCCGGGCAGCCCGGCCCCGAGGGTTCGGGCGCCAAGCTGGCGTTCGCCGACCTCAACCAGCGGATCTCCGGGCTGGAGCTGGAGATGCTCGGCGAGGAGGGCCTGCGCTACGACGACTGGACCATGCGCCGGCCGTCCGAGGTCGACTTCACCCGCCGCTCGCCCGGGTACCGGTACCTGCGCGCCAAGGGCAACTCCATCGAGGGCGGCACCTCGGAGATCCTGCGCAACATCATCGCCGAGCGGGTGCTGGGCCTTCCCGGCGAGATCCGGGTCGACAAGGACGTGGCGTGGAAGGACCTCCCCAAGTGA